The following are encoded together in the Panicum virgatum strain AP13 chromosome 6K, P.virgatum_v5, whole genome shotgun sequence genome:
- the LOC120711855 gene encoding L-type lectin-domain containing receptor kinase IX.1-like produces the protein MKEQAIGKDINIYGVASPSFQTAALTVVLLLAASAGDAAGVVSQPNFTCYTTGNYKTCYVNRQECSTSGNFTAGSQYQANLLNLTAELPASTIANDGFAEMTAGSAPDRVFGLAMCYADRNFTQCQDCLLNVSGHVQQECPFSREAKISRDACVLRYSDLPFFSDADREIVSYASTEASPDPFVRDVAAMSAERWTLMMAGLVPEAASSLVRLANGSKEYTDSQGKAQEIYGLAQCTRDLNASMCSECLKNMVIEINSSRPNNTYGAVKCYSCYAAYSIGEDLGITIPLPPPPPPRRKPPAALIAGVTIGSVVVLIICTGILVSFMRCRCRSKGRQQIREDVTGEEAPEDEFEQQAGPRRFRYGELEAATNFFSEEEKLGEGGFGSVYRGLLKDTNPIHVAVKRVSKSSGQGRKEYNSEVKIISQLRHRNLVQLIGWCHERGELLLVYQLMPNGSLNTHIHSQTNVMSWQLRYDIVLGVGSALVYLHHDSERCILHRDIKPSNIMLDASFTAKLGDFGLARLMDRDRQSHTTALAGTMGYMDPECWLSGRVSTSSDVYSFGVVLLEVACGRRPIVDVSESDEEYATVHLVQWVWEFYGRGRIIEAADARLDGDFDAREMESVLVTGLWCAHPDPSSRPSMRQAINVLRLDAPLQRLPMKMPALTFLSPPVTSGTQV, from the exons ATGAAGGAACAAGCAATAGGAAAAGATATAAATATATATGGTGTTGCTTCGCCGAGCTTCCAAACCGCAGCGCTAACCGTCGTTCTGTTGCTCGCCGCCAGCGCCGGGGACGCAGCAGGGGTGGTTTCCCAGCCAAACTTTACCTGCTACACCACGGGCAACTACAAAACGTGCTACGTCAACCGCCAGGAGTGCTCGACCTCGGGCAACTTCACCGCCGGCAGCCAGTACCAGGCAAACCTCCTCAACCTCACCGCCGAACTTCCGGCGAGCACCATAGCCAACGACGGCTTCGCCGAGATGACGGCTGGCAGCGCCCCAGACAGGGTGTTTGGCCTTGCCATGTGCTACGCCGACCGCAATTTCACGCAGTGCCAAGACTGCCTCCTAAATGTGTCCGGCCATGTGCAGCAGGAGTGCCCGTTCAGCCGAGAGGCCAAGATTTCCAGAGACGCCTGCGTCCTCCGCTACTCCGACCTGCCCTTCTTCTCCGACGCCGACAGGGAAATCGTGTCCTACGCCTCCACGGAGGCCTCTCCGGACCCGTTCGTCCGCGACGTGGCGGCTATGAGCGCCGAGCGGTGGACTCTGATGATGGCCGGGCTCGTGCCGGAGGCTGCGAGCTCCTTGGTGCGGTTGGCCAACGGCAGCAAGGAGTACACGGATTCGCAAGGCAAGGCTCAGGAGATCTACGGGCTGGCGCAGTGCACCAGGGACCTCAACGCCAGCATGTGCAGCGAGTGCCTCAAGAACATGGTAATAGAGATCAACAGCTCGCGCCCGAACAACACCTATGGTGCCGTCAAATGCTACAGCTGCTATGCGGCATACAGTATCGGAGAGGACCTCGGCATCACCATTCctctgccaccaccaccgccaccgaggAGGAAACCACCAG CGGCACTCATTGCCGGTGTGACTATTGGCTCCGTGGTGGTGTTGATCATCTGCACCGGCATCTTGGTTTCGTTCATGCGGTGCCGCTGCAGAAGCAAGGGCAGACAGCAGATTAGAGAAGATGTGACAGGGGAGGAGGCTCCGGAGGACGAGTTTGAGCAACAGGCCGGACCGAGGCGATTCCGCTACGGCGAGCTGGAGGCGGCAACCAACTTCTTCTCAGAAGAGGAGAAGCTCGGTGAAGGTGGATTCGGGTCGGTGTACCGGGGGCTCTTGAAAGATACGAACCCAATCCACGTCGCCGTGAAAAGGGTGTCCAAGAGCTCTGGTCAGGGGAGGAAAGAGTACAACTCCGAGGTGAAGATTATTAGCCAGCTGCGGCATCGCAACCTCGTTCAGCTCATCGGCTGGTGCCATGAACGCGGCGAGCTCTTGCTTGTGTACCAGCTTATGCCCAACGGGAGCCTCAACACTCACATCCATAGCCAGACCAACGTCATGTCGTGGCAGCTCAG GTATGATATAGTGCTCGGGGTCGGTTCTGCACTTGTGTACCTGCACCATGACTCGGAGCGGTGCATCCTCCACCGTGACATCAAGCCAAGCAACATCATGCTGGACGCGTCTTTCACCGCCAAGCTCGGCGACTTCGGGCTCGCGCGGCTCATGGACCGTGACCGGCAGTCACACACGACTGCGCTCGCCGGCACCATGGGGTACATGGATCCCGAGTGTTGGCTATCTGGTAGGGTCAGCACATCATCCGACGTCTACAGCTTCGGCGTCGTGCTCCTCGAGGTCGCGTGCGGCAGGCGTCCCATCGTGGACGTATCGGAAAGCGACGAGGAATACGCCACCGTCCACCTTGTCCAGTGGGTTTGGGAATTCTACGGGCGTGGAAGGATCATCGAGGCTGCGGACGCGAGGTTGGATGGTGACTTCGACGCCAGGGAGATGGAGAGCGTGCTGGTCACCGGGCTCTGGTGTGCACACCCTGACCCCAGCTCGAGGCCGTCCATGAGGCAGGCCATCAATGTTCTGCGCCTCGATGCGCCCTTGCAAAGATTGCCCATGAAGATGCCGGCCTTGACGTTCTTGTCGCCACCAGTCACCAGTGGCACGCAGGTCTGA